One part of the Vitis riparia cultivar Riparia Gloire de Montpellier isolate 1030 chromosome 15, EGFV_Vit.rip_1.0, whole genome shotgun sequence genome encodes these proteins:
- the LOC117932124 gene encoding uncharacterized protein LOC117932124 isoform X2, with amino-acid sequence MFRNSILCSCYMNLFLFITCFLCFCFSYEEYGSYNSFSVSSISYSKTKLKPYEWRYIRVELPLWFSSMSIALESDVDIDTESIGKILKSTVPMICFRNGSPPLPDVSNTTVKDLVLGTLSNGSFGVTGGLQNTEQCYPMQKNITTRLTNEQISPGVWYFGVFNGIGPMRTQSKMISRGSSYTFSANVSVEGCTTSTMSGQYCNQTVNPLSCVLSDSSNFTESLSIDNQTTENFISCRSSFENSCHVDGEPKIYFLDVMGLPEQLSVTVMNVRFNGTSSNFTGNVSEINVMCLARHGTIPLPNLHDYSTNINKAPLVIRSPKVGRWYFTILPVNLSKEIGGSQDPTIKVCYSMEWKVLECPLGKAGLNCTQERYMLQTVLRRNPTAFFESYYLPVSEKVSPDSANFPLEPLLSNYSNGGELGDAWTYFLMDVPHGAAAGNIHIRLTSDVKINYEIYARFGALPTHDTWDYFYANKTSSSDGSMFFMLYNSSEESVNFYILYVREGSWNFGLRYLNSSSSTSTAQTTMSISLERCPKRCSSHGQCQSAVDASGLTFYSYCACDRNHGGFDCSVEIISHQGHIWQSISLIASNAAAVLPAYWALRQKAFAEWVLFTSSGISSGLYHACDVGTWCALSFHVLQFMDFWLSFMAVVSTFVYLAAIDEGSKRTIHTAVSILTALMAATEATRSANIILVIAIGALGLLVGWLIEFSTKFRSFSFTTGFHVNVLHRWQTIRDSLRSLIKTLLKRFRWGFVLAGFVALAMAAISWKLETSESYWIWHSMWHVSIYTSSFLFLCSKADYINNEDEGTPDRNYELARQDSIPREP; translated from the exons ATGTTCAGGAATTCGATTCTGTGTAGTTGTTATatgaatctttttcttttcattacaTGTTTTCTTTGCTTCTGTTTTTCGTACGAAGAGTACGGTTCCTACAATTCGTTCTCTGTTTCCAGCATCAGTTACTCTAAAACCAAGCTTAAACCCTACGAATGGCGCTATATCAGAG TTGAGTTGCCGCTGTGGTTCTCTTCAATGTCAATTGCATTAGAGTCAGATGTGGACATT GATACTGAAAGCATAGGAAAGATTCTTAAAAGCACAGTGCCAATGATATGCTTCCGAAATGGTAGCCCCCCACTGCCGGATGTCTCAAACACTACAGTAAAAGATTTAG TGTTAGGTACTCTCTCTAATGGATCTTTTGGAGTGACGGGAGGTCTTCAAAATACAGAGCAGTGCTATCCTATGCAGAAAAATATAACGACAAGATTGACAAATGAGCAG ATTTCTCCAGGGGTCTGGTATTTTGGTGTTTTCAATGGCATTGGACCTATGAGGACACAATCAAAGATG ATTAGTCGAGGATCATCGTACACCTTCAGCGCCAATGTAAGTGTGGAAGGATGTACAACTTCAACAATGTCAGGCCAATACTGCAACCAAACAGTTAATCCACTTTCATGTGTTCTATCTGACAGCTCCAATTTTACAGAAAGTCTTTCAATTGACAACCAAACCAcagaaaatttcatttcatgcAGAAGTTCTTTTGAGAATTCTTGCCATGTGGATGGTGAACCCAAAATCTACTTCTTGGATGTAATGGGACTACCAGAACAGTTATCTGTTACAGTGATGAATGTCAGGTTCAATGGAACATCCTCAAATTTCACTGGGAATGTCAGTGAAATTAATGTAATGTGTCTTGCTCGGCATGGAACAATTCCTCTGCCGAATTTGCATGATTATTCCACTAATATAAATAAGGCTCCTTTGGTCATCCGCTCACCAAAGGTTGGTCGCTggtattttactattttacctgTTAATCTGTCAAAAGAGATTGGAGGGAGCCAGGATCCAACAATAAAAGTTTGCtattccatggaatggaaagtacTCGAATGTCCGTTGGGAAAAGCTGGGCTAAACTGTACACAGGAAAGATACATGCTTCAG ACAGTTCTCAGGAGAAATCCAACTGCCTTTTTTGAATCTTATTATTTGCCAGTCAGTGAAAAAGTTTCTCCAGATTCTGCCAATTTTCCTCTGGAACCTCTTTTAAGCAACTACTCAAATGGGGGAGAGCTTGGTGATGCTTGGACTTATTTTCTTATGGACGTTCCTCATGGTGCAGCTGCGGGAAATATCCACATCCGACTAACATCagatgtgaaaataaattatgaaatatatgCCAGATTTGGTGCATTGCCAACCCATGATACTTGGGATTACTTCTATGCAAATAAAACAAGCAGCAGTGATGGCTCGATGTTTTTCATGCTGTATAATTCAAGTGAAGAATctgttaatttttatatcttgtaTGTTAGAGAAGGATCATGGAATTTTGGATTGAGGTATCTAAATTCTTCAAGCAGCACTTCCACAGCTCAAACTACTATGTCTATTTCACTGGAAAGATGCCCAAAAAGATGCTCATCTCATGGGCAGTGCCAATCTGCTGTTGATGCAAGTGGATTAACATTTTACAG TTACTGTGCATGTGATCGGAACCATGGGGGCTTTGATTGTAGTGTCGAAATCATATCACATCAAg GGCACATATGGCAATCAATTTCTCTTATTGCATCAAATGCTGCAGCTGTACTTCCTGCTTATTGGGCTCTTCGCCAGAAG GCATTTGCTGAGTGGGTTCTCTTCACGTCAAGTGGGATTTCTAGTGGACTATATCATGCATGTGATGTGGGCACCTGGTGTGCATTATCCTTTCATGTCTTACAG TTCATGGACTTCTGGCTCTCATTTATGGCTGTGGTGAGCACGTTTGTGTACCTAGCTGCTATTGATGAAGGTTCGAAGAGGACGATTCACACAGCTGTTTCAATTCTTACAGCCCTCATGGCTGCAACTGAGGCAACCAG GTCTGCTAATATCATTCTTGTAATAGCAATTGGGGCTCTGGGTCTCCTTGTTGGATGGCTGATAGAATTCTCAACCAAATTTAGGTCATTTTCATTTACAACAGGATTCCACGTAAATGTGCTTCACAG ATGGCAAACTATTAGAGACTCGCTGCGAAGTCTTATCAAGACACTTTTAAAACGTTTCCGATGGGGTTTTGTGCTTGCTGGCTTCGTTGCACTAGCCATGGCTGCCATAAGCTGGAAACTGGAAACCAGTGAAAGCTACTGGATTTGGCATAG CATGTGGCATGTCAGCATATACAcgtcttctttccttttcctctgCTCAAAAGCAGACTACATAAATAACGAGGATGAAGGAACCCCAGATAGAAATTATGAGTTAGCTCGCCAGGATTCAATCCCCAGAGAGCCATAG
- the LOC117932124 gene encoding uncharacterized protein LOC117932124 isoform X1 gives MFRNSILCSCYMNLFLFITCFLCFCFSYEEYGSYNSFSVSSISYSKTKLKPYEWRYIRVELPLWFSSMSIALESDVDIDTESIGKILKSTVPMICFRNGSPPLPDVSNTTVKDLVLGTLSNGSFGVTGGLQNTEQCYPMQKNITTRLTNEQVFENYWVWYFGVFNGIGPMRTQSKMISRGSSYTFSANVSVEGCTTSTMSGQYCNQTVNPLSCVLSDSSNFTESLSIDNQTTENFISCRSSFENSCHVDGEPKIYFLDVMGLPEQLSVTVMNVRFNGTSSNFTGNVSEINVMCLARHGTIPLPNLHDYSTNINKAPLVIRSPKVGRWYFTILPVNLSKEIGGSQDPTIKVCYSMEWKVLECPLGKAGLNCTQERYMLQTVLRRNPTAFFESYYLPVSEKVSPDSANFPLEPLLSNYSNGGELGDAWTYFLMDVPHGAAAGNIHIRLTSDVKINYEIYARFGALPTHDTWDYFYANKTSSSDGSMFFMLYNSSEESVNFYILYVREGSWNFGLRYLNSSSSTSTAQTTMSISLERCPKRCSSHGQCQSAVDASGLTFYSYCACDRNHGGFDCSVEIISHQGHIWQSISLIASNAAAVLPAYWALRQKAFAEWVLFTSSGISSGLYHACDVGTWCALSFHVLQFMDFWLSFMAVVSTFVYLAAIDEGSKRTIHTAVSILTALMAATEATRSANIILVIAIGALGLLVGWLIEFSTKFRSFSFTTGFHVNVLHRWQTIRDSLRSLIKTLLKRFRWGFVLAGFVALAMAAISWKLETSESYWIWHSMWHVSIYTSSFLFLCSKADYINNEDEGTPDRNYELARQDSIPREP, from the exons ATGTTCAGGAATTCGATTCTGTGTAGTTGTTATatgaatctttttcttttcattacaTGTTTTCTTTGCTTCTGTTTTTCGTACGAAGAGTACGGTTCCTACAATTCGTTCTCTGTTTCCAGCATCAGTTACTCTAAAACCAAGCTTAAACCCTACGAATGGCGCTATATCAGAG TTGAGTTGCCGCTGTGGTTCTCTTCAATGTCAATTGCATTAGAGTCAGATGTGGACATT GATACTGAAAGCATAGGAAAGATTCTTAAAAGCACAGTGCCAATGATATGCTTCCGAAATGGTAGCCCCCCACTGCCGGATGTCTCAAACACTACAGTAAAAGATTTAG TGTTAGGTACTCTCTCTAATGGATCTTTTGGAGTGACGGGAGGTCTTCAAAATACAGAGCAGTGCTATCCTATGCAGAAAAATATAACGACAAGATTGACAAATGAGCAGGTTTTTGAGAATTACT GGGTCTGGTATTTTGGTGTTTTCAATGGCATTGGACCTATGAGGACACAATCAAAGATG ATTAGTCGAGGATCATCGTACACCTTCAGCGCCAATGTAAGTGTGGAAGGATGTACAACTTCAACAATGTCAGGCCAATACTGCAACCAAACAGTTAATCCACTTTCATGTGTTCTATCTGACAGCTCCAATTTTACAGAAAGTCTTTCAATTGACAACCAAACCAcagaaaatttcatttcatgcAGAAGTTCTTTTGAGAATTCTTGCCATGTGGATGGTGAACCCAAAATCTACTTCTTGGATGTAATGGGACTACCAGAACAGTTATCTGTTACAGTGATGAATGTCAGGTTCAATGGAACATCCTCAAATTTCACTGGGAATGTCAGTGAAATTAATGTAATGTGTCTTGCTCGGCATGGAACAATTCCTCTGCCGAATTTGCATGATTATTCCACTAATATAAATAAGGCTCCTTTGGTCATCCGCTCACCAAAGGTTGGTCGCTggtattttactattttacctgTTAATCTGTCAAAAGAGATTGGAGGGAGCCAGGATCCAACAATAAAAGTTTGCtattccatggaatggaaagtacTCGAATGTCCGTTGGGAAAAGCTGGGCTAAACTGTACACAGGAAAGATACATGCTTCAG ACAGTTCTCAGGAGAAATCCAACTGCCTTTTTTGAATCTTATTATTTGCCAGTCAGTGAAAAAGTTTCTCCAGATTCTGCCAATTTTCCTCTGGAACCTCTTTTAAGCAACTACTCAAATGGGGGAGAGCTTGGTGATGCTTGGACTTATTTTCTTATGGACGTTCCTCATGGTGCAGCTGCGGGAAATATCCACATCCGACTAACATCagatgtgaaaataaattatgaaatatatgCCAGATTTGGTGCATTGCCAACCCATGATACTTGGGATTACTTCTATGCAAATAAAACAAGCAGCAGTGATGGCTCGATGTTTTTCATGCTGTATAATTCAAGTGAAGAATctgttaatttttatatcttgtaTGTTAGAGAAGGATCATGGAATTTTGGATTGAGGTATCTAAATTCTTCAAGCAGCACTTCCACAGCTCAAACTACTATGTCTATTTCACTGGAAAGATGCCCAAAAAGATGCTCATCTCATGGGCAGTGCCAATCTGCTGTTGATGCAAGTGGATTAACATTTTACAG TTACTGTGCATGTGATCGGAACCATGGGGGCTTTGATTGTAGTGTCGAAATCATATCACATCAAg GGCACATATGGCAATCAATTTCTCTTATTGCATCAAATGCTGCAGCTGTACTTCCTGCTTATTGGGCTCTTCGCCAGAAG GCATTTGCTGAGTGGGTTCTCTTCACGTCAAGTGGGATTTCTAGTGGACTATATCATGCATGTGATGTGGGCACCTGGTGTGCATTATCCTTTCATGTCTTACAG TTCATGGACTTCTGGCTCTCATTTATGGCTGTGGTGAGCACGTTTGTGTACCTAGCTGCTATTGATGAAGGTTCGAAGAGGACGATTCACACAGCTGTTTCAATTCTTACAGCCCTCATGGCTGCAACTGAGGCAACCAG GTCTGCTAATATCATTCTTGTAATAGCAATTGGGGCTCTGGGTCTCCTTGTTGGATGGCTGATAGAATTCTCAACCAAATTTAGGTCATTTTCATTTACAACAGGATTCCACGTAAATGTGCTTCACAG ATGGCAAACTATTAGAGACTCGCTGCGAAGTCTTATCAAGACACTTTTAAAACGTTTCCGATGGGGTTTTGTGCTTGCTGGCTTCGTTGCACTAGCCATGGCTGCCATAAGCTGGAAACTGGAAACCAGTGAAAGCTACTGGATTTGGCATAG CATGTGGCATGTCAGCATATACAcgtcttctttccttttcctctgCTCAAAAGCAGACTACATAAATAACGAGGATGAAGGAACCCCAGATAGAAATTATGAGTTAGCTCGCCAGGATTCAATCCCCAGAGAGCCATAG
- the LOC117932125 gene encoding calmodulin-binding receptor-like cytoplasmic kinase 2 — MKNPNLMYGNRNHGSGARRTPDRLTYSPSTVDYDASSIQKSRSGRNPMMMAVKSVAGVFVSCFTPPETTSSKNFGDSDEFRAPSVASDVSRAGSVRRRVSGSSQGIYANSYNSTHGREPGSVKFTLEEIYKATRNFSPSWKIGQGGFGTVYKGRLEDGTLVAVKRAKKSLYDKHLGVEFQSEIQTLAQVEHLNLVRFYGYLEHGDERIVVVEYVPNGTLREHLDCVQGIILDFAARLDVAIDVAHAITYLHMYTDHPIIHRDIKSSNILLTENLRAKVADFGFARLAADTESGATHVSTQVKGTAGYLDPEYLRTYQLTEKSDVYSFGVLLVELVTGRRPIEAKRELPERITAKWAMKKFTDGDAIFTLDPRLERNAANNLALEKILELALQCLAPQKQNRPSMRRCAEILWSIRKDHRELSASDTRSLSSHSQRSIQLREG; from the exons ATGAAGAACCCAAATTTGATGTACGGGAACCGGAACCATGGCTCCGGAGCACGAAGAACGCCGGACCGGCTAACGTACTCGCCTAGTACCGTCGACTACGACGCATCCTCCATCCAGAAGTCGCGTAGCGGCCGGAATCCGATGATGATGGCGGTCAAGTCAGTGGCTGGAGTTTTTGTTTCGTGCTTCACTCCGCCGGAAACAACGAGTTCGAAGAACTTTGGAGATTCTGACGAATTTAGAGCTCCTTCGG TTGCATCCGATGTTTCGCGAGCTGGAAGTGTGAGAAGACGTGTCTCAGGCTCAAGTCAAGGTATCTATGCCAATTCATACAATTCAACACATGGGAGAGAACCTGGGAGTGTGAAATTCACtttggaggagatctacaaggCAACAAGGAATTTCTCCCCTTCTTGGAAGATTGGACAAGGTGGTTTTGGGACAGTCTACAAGGGCAGACTTGAAGATGGAACCCTTGTTGCTGTCAAACGCGCTAAGAAG AGTCTGTATGATAAACATTTAGGTGTGGAATTTCAGAGTGAGATCCAGACATTGGCACAGGTCGAGCATTTGAATTTGGTGAGGTTTTATGGGTATTTGGAGCATGGAGATGAAAGAATCGTTGTTGTAGAGTATGTCCCCAATGGAACCCTCAGAGAACACTTGGATT GTGTACAAGGCATCATTCTTGATTTTGCTGCACGGCTGGATGTTGCAATTGATGTGGCCCATGCCATCACCTATCTTCACATGTACACAG ATCACCCTATCATCCATAGAGACATTAAGTCTTCCAATATTCTTCTCACCGAAAATCTTCGAGCCAAGGTTGCCGACTTTGGTTTTGCTAGATTGGCAGCTGATACCGAATCAGGTGCCACCCATGTATCTACCCAAGTGAAAGGAACGGCTGGCTACCTAGACCCAGAATATCTGAGAACCTATCAACTCACTGAGAAGAGTGATGTCTACTCATTTGGTGTATTGCTTGTGGAACTAGTCACAGGCAGGCGCCCCATTGAAGCTAAACGGGAACTCCCGGAGCGAATAACTGCCAAATGG GCCATGAAGAAATTCACCGACGGAGATGCAATTTTTACCTTGGATCCTAGACTGGAAAGGAATGCTGCAAATAACCTAGCACTGGAAAAGATTCTTGAACTAGCATTACAATGTTTGGCTCCACAGAAACAGAACCGACCAAGCATGAGGAGGTGTGCAGAGATCCTTTGGAGTATCCGGAAGGACCACAGGGAACTATCAGCCTCAGACACTCGGTCACTCTCGTCTCATTCCCAGAGGAGTATTCAACTCAGAGAAGGATAA